caggtgaattagcaaggagttggatcagaagcagagcagttgggactccaactggtactccTAGTATGGGATGCCATGGGTGGCTTAaccagcagtgccagccccctaaaggGTACTCTGAATGGCCACTTGGACCCCGGTTTCAGAGGTGGCACAGTAATATTTGTTCCCCTGCCTTTTGCTCCTTTTGTCACCGCTTTATCACCTGAAGGAAGTATCCCGACAGCAGTGCTTTCTGAAGGTCTCTGCGATTCTGCTCAGAGCCGAAGGCTGGTTGGGACAAGGGAAGTTCAATTCGCTGCATAAGTTCTAGGAGCTCTTCCGAAGTTTACGGGCTCGGCATAATGCTGCCCAGTTTAGACCCCGAGCCTGGCACCAGGGCCTCATCTGCTCCACCTACGAGAAGAAAGGGACCAGCCACAACTATGGCCATTGAGACCCCTGGAAGAACCCAACCCTTGACCAAAGAGCCCAGAGGGCTGTTAGCTGGTGGCATGCTGTTCCCCTTGAGATCTGGAATTCCATAAGAGAATGCAGAGTGGGCCACTCACTTTGTATAAAGGCTTCATACACCTGGATCAAAGAGCTGTGGTCACCATCTGCATGTTCCAAGGCCCGGCGCAGGGCAGCTTCTTCTGCACAGAGTGGTGGACGGGTAAAACCCAGGGGCGGCTGAAgatgggagagaggaaggcagtTTTGGGGAATGAGAAGGGGTAGTAATATTGGTGGAATGTTGAAAAGGTAGAACTTTCCTTCTGGGAACTTTATTCAAAAAACATTGATAACTTCCAGGTGCTATGCACTGTATTAGATCCCGAGGATAAATACAGTTAGCCCTCCATATCTGTGTGTTCCACATTTGTGGATTTAATAAAacacagattgaaaatatttggaaaaactttgtatctgtactgaacatgaacagatttttttccttgtcatccTCTAAACAGTATAACAACTATATCTTAAGCAGTATAACAATTATTTAGatagcatttatattgtattaggtattacagAGGATTTAAAAGTCCTTAGAAAATttgcaagtttttaaatttttatttattttatttgagaggttgagagagagagagaacgagagagagagagagagagagagagagagagagagtaaacaaGAATGCAAGAGCTCTcccacctgttggtttactccccaaatgcacacaacgaCCTGGACTGGACCGTGGCAGGgctaggaactgggaactcccatgtgggtggcagggacccaggtacctgcctcccagagtctgcattagcaggaagctgccgtCAGGAGCCAGTACTGAGAATTAACCCCAGATACTCGGAcatgagacatgggcatcttcactgctaggcTAAGTGTCCGCCCCTACaccatcttttcattccattttccatgagcattttgaagttccttgtataaataatctagagatgatttaaggtATATAAGAGGATAGATTATGTGCAAACactgccattttatataagggacttgcaGAACTGCAGATTTTGTAAGagatcctggaaccaatccccctcAGGTACCAAGGATGATAGTAAGTGAAAgacagtctctgccacccaggagaGTACAGTCTGGTGGGAAAGAACAAGAAGGAAGCAGCTTTATAAGCATATGGGGATGTGCATGTAGTATTCTAGAAATAAAGAGTAGGGAACCTAAACCCAAGCTTTGCATGGTGGGGATGACAGTGAAGTGGCAACAGTTTTTGAAGTTTGAATGAGCTGAGTGGAGAAGGGGCAGGGAGAATATTCTAGACTGTGGGAAGAGCATGGTATAAAAGCTGATGGCATGGCATAGTTGGGGAATGGCAAACTACCTGGTATGGGTGGAGGGAATGACAGGTGACAGAATGGCAGGGGATAAAGCTGGAGAGGACGGCATAGGCCAGGTCACGAGAGGCTGGGTGTGCTGTGTAATGGAGTTTACAACCTGTCTTGAAGGGTTTTAAGTCAGAGAGTCCATGATTTTGGAAATATTCCTGTGACTGGTTAGATTACTGAAGGAATCCAGTTGAGCAGTGACGAGGAGTACTGTTGGCACTGGCAGTATATGGAGAGGGGCAGATGGATTTTTAAACACATTTAGAAGATAAACATGGAGGAACCTGGAGAAAGATTAGTCTAGAATGATGGGTAGTAGACCAGCAGAGATGATGGTATTATCTGATGCTGAGGATCGAGAGACAGTAAGATTTTGGAATGTGGTAATGGCGTAGTTTAATACAGTGCATGAGTTCAGTGCTGAGTTGAGGTGCTACGAACTATTCTGGTAGCAATGTtggcgatctctctctctcttcccctctctccctctacaaATGGCTTACAGAAGCCAGAAGAAGGGTCTACAAATGGCTTACAAAGCACaggtttgaaaattttaaatataaaggtaGCACTTTAAGTTATGGGTGTGGATTAACTTGCTCAGGGAAAGGGCCAAGGTTAGAGCCATGAAGACCAAGTTAAAATGGGCAAGCAGAATGATGAAGAGCCCAAGGCAGAGATTAAGGGAATGCCCAGGGGTAGGATGAAAACCAAGGGAGGGGGCAtcacagaggctggggaggagacaGTTTCAAGGTAGGAGCAGTCAGCACTCTCAAATGTATAGAAACTATGAATTAGGGCCGAAAGGGCACTTAGATGAGGTACCTGGGAGGTCACTGGCGAGCTGCAAGCCATTTAAGTGGTATGTGGGCCTGAAGCCGGAATGCAGCGAGGGAGCAACACACTAgatacggggtgggggtgggggggcacagaTCATTCTGTGTAGCTCGAGGAGATGAAAGGGTTTAAGAAGAGGGGTGTGTGTTTTAGTAATGACAGCTAGGAGAGATTTAGGCCTACTGAGGGGGAGGAAACCTCAGGGAAAAAGgctaaagagagggaaagaagattAAAACTTCGTTCTCTAGGCTCTGTGAGGGGTGGGAACTGGAGCAGGGGAGGAAAGGCTGGCCACAAAGCTATTAGTTTATAGCAGATTTATACCAGTGAGCATGGCGGCGAGGGTAAGCATCTCATCCACACAGTCAAACTCGCATGAGGCCAGCAGTGCTTTGGCCAGCTCAGGGGGCAGGGGGAACTCTGACAGGACGACTCCCAGGTCTGACAGGTCGCCATCATCATCCAGGGCTGCCAGGTAGTCTAGGTCTTCCAGGGCCTGCATCAGCGCTTCTGGAGCTAGTGAGGAAACAGGGCTCTGAGGGCGTGAGGTCTCAGAACTGGGCGGTCACACCGCAGCCCCTGGGCAGGCCGGCTGCTCACCAGGCCGGTCCAGGAAGCGCCACTCTCCTGGCTCTGCAATCTGTCTCCTCTTCAGTAGTAACACCAGGGGGCTCAGATTCTCCTCCCACACCCTGGGTTGGGGCAGTGGGGGAGCCTCTAGGTCTAGGAAGGACTTGGGatacaggcagaggcaggatcCTGAGGGGAGAAAGACTTGGGAAAGAAGCCACTGTAGATGTCTCAGGGCCTGCATGCAGGGGACTCTTCTAGTGCTTGACCTTGGCAAGGGCAGCAGCTCTTACCTGATGAGAACCCTCTTGCCCGCTGTTGTCTTGCCTCAGCCTGGCACCTGCTGATTGGCCTCAACACTTGGGATTCTGCTCGGATGCGAGGATTGTAAACCTGTTGCCCGCCCCCAACCAAGTCCAGGACAAATCAGGGTGGGCCGTTTCCAGCTttagccacccccccccccccccatctctttctcactcacacTTCGAAGCTCCAGTCCTGAGTCAATGACATGGcggatggaagggagggagaaggagaagtcAGCCAGCCAGTGAGTGACCACCACTTTTCGGGCGCCTGTGTCTACATCCTCGTATACAGCCTGAACGGCTTGACCACAGCCTGGGTGAAGGGGTAGCACCCGCGGTGGAGGCCCTGGGAGAGCCAGAGACCCCACCTCCTTGGACAAGGATTCACAGCACAGGGCTATTTcctgaggagaggggaggggcattAGGGCAGTAGTCACCTTTTAAGGGTCACAGACCCTTTGAAAAGTTGACCCTCCACTCTAAAAAATGCACATAAAGTTGGGGGCACTATAGCTTCAGGGGTTCATTGAGCTGTAAATACCTGCATCAGAGAAATCACGAAGTGGGTGGTAGACCTCCTTATCCTGCCTTTGTGGAGTTTTCCCCCAGGATCCCAGATCCCAACCCCTCCACTGTTCCCCCCCATACTCCAGCACAGGAAAGCAGTATGCAGAGTACCTCCTCACCAGGCAGGTACACTAACACGTCTCCTGGAGCCTCCTTCTGACACAACTCGAGCACAGCGTGGCAGGCAGCTTCCACCAGATCAGTAGGCGCAGTGCCCCTGAAGACAGGAGTGGGGCTCCCACCAGGGTCTCTGGGTACGTGCACAGTAGGAGGATTGCCCCAAAAGGCTTGCAGCTTAGGCTCAAGGGCTGGGTCAGTAACCACCACCACTCTAGGGTCCCCTGGAAGATTTCCCAGCCTGGCATCTCGCAGGAGCCCCTGCAGTGAGTCTGAAGCCACCGACCGCTCCTGAGCCTCATCCAGCACCAGCACgccccaggctccaggccccCGGGTTGAGGCCACCTCCTGCAGAAGCAGTCTGTCCCAGCAGAACCTGTAGACATTGGCAGTGGGCGGGGGAGTCAGTGTGGATACTGACCAGCCTGAGAAGTCCAGGGGAACTCCTCAAGGGACTTGGGTTTTGTTACTGAAAGTCAAAGATTCTGTGACTGTCTGTGGACCCATGACTGTGACTCCCTAACCCCAGAGTTGAACTCCAGCTGGGAAGCGCGATTCGCATGATGAGGATGAGGTTCACTATCTGAGGCACTTGGCTGGAGTTCAAGGGCTTAGTTTAGCAGTTGCACTGTGCATGATTTAAAGGgtgagctgggctgggggagggtatGGTGAGATGGGAGGATGGGCTTATTTTCACGTGGTGAGGGGAATTAGGTTCCAGTCAGGCCTGCGGAGGACCCCACCTGAGCAGGGTCTCAGGCCCTGTGCAGTCCTCCTGGGGGATGCTGTATCCAACCTCATGACCCAGGGTCAGGTCCATCTCATCAGCAACCCGCACAGCCAGGCTCAGGGCTGCCAGAGGGTAAGGCTGAGCAACAGTAACCTGGCCCTTCTGGAATCCCCTGGCCAACGCAAACTCTGCACACCACTGAGGGATCTGGGGGTAGGGCAGGAAGGACAACCAGTCAGGGCAATGTAGGACTTCAGTCAGAGGTGCTGAGCAAACAATGGCCTTTAATTTTTCCTTGTTTGTGAAGTCCCTGGGCTTTTCACCAGCCCTCTGGGACCGGCTTAACCCTTTGCCCACCTCCCCCTTAATCCAACATAGCTCagtccacccaccccaccccttgcccagggaAAAGCCAATTCCGTAGTCCCTCCCTTTGTCCACTCCCAGAATCTCCCCCCACCTGGGTGCTTTTTCCCGAGCCAGGCTCCCCAGACACCAGCACCACTCCAGTGGGGCTACTCTCCAACTGCTCCAAGAATTTAAAGCGAGCAGCCCAGATGGGCAATGCTCGGCGCCGCTCAAGGAGCTCGTAGTAGTGGGAAGAGAAGGGCAGCCCATCAAAGGGATTCACAGCCAGTTCAGAGTCCCCAGGACTCGGGCCAGATTCTTCTGTCAGCCCCAGAGGCTGAGAGGCCATGGTAGCTGTTCGGCAGGACCTATAGGAGTCAGGATAGCCAGTAAGGTCTCATATTTGGTGACTTACCATACCACCTTCCCACCTTGGTCCTGACCCCTAAGCTCTACCCTCAGGTAACAATGCCCTGGGGTCCAGCCTTTCCAGTTGGCCAGGAAGCAGCACTGAGTGTATAAGGGACTTTCCCCCTATTGTCAGGCGGTAGAAAGCTTGTGACCAGTACAGGGGTCCTTCGGGGCAGCAAGAATTAAGAGACCCAATGACCTATGGGAAGGTCCCAAGGGGACAGGATAAATAAGGGAAGGAACAGGAAGGGGTGGGAAGGACAGCAGGGCCACAGAAATTCTGGATTCAAACCTGCTTGCAGCTCTGAGACGTGTCAGGATGGCAGCCGGTTCCAGACACACCCAGCCAGTCACTACCAACCCTGACCCAGCAAAGTACAAAGGTAAATTCCAGCTCCGCCCTGGGGCTAGGCTCACACTCTTAATCTTGAAACTTGCTTTGGGGGTGGGGCCATTTGCTCCACTTTATTTAACTTAGCAGTCTATGGAAAACAGGCTCCAGCCACGATACTGAGCATGTGTGACCTGGCAGATGTTGTGTATTGTGCTTACAAAAGGCATTCTGGGATTTGTAGTTTTGCGGCAGCAGCTTCACAAACTTCACAAACTGGACCCAAGTTGGGGTCCAGTTGTTGAGGGGTCTTCGGTTCAGTTACATTTCCTTAATATCATGCACCTCTTGGCACGAGGAGATAATTTCAGGCAGTTTTAACCATTTTGATCACTCCCCACAAACCTACAAGGAGATTCTCACTCCCATTCTCATGGGAAAAGCAAACTGCTTACAGGGCTTTGAGACCCAGAGAGGCAAGAGACCTTGAGTGAAAACCCTGAATTTAATGTGAGATTGGgggagccccacccctccctttTTACCACCCACCCTTCCAGTCTGTTGTGAGTTGGGTGAGGGCTGCCCCCAGTCTCCGTCCTGCGGCTCTGGGTGCCATTCTGTTCCTTTGAGCTCAGTCAGCCTCCTGGGCCTGTCTCTCTTTGAATCTCCTGTGGGACATAGGGAGAGACATTGTATAGGTTTTGTATATTAGGGCCATAATTCCCTTCTCCAACTTGTCCCTTCTTATTGTTCTCTAACCCCCTCACCTTCTTGCATATTCATA
The window above is part of the Lepus europaeus isolate LE1 chromosome 13, mLepTim1.pri, whole genome shotgun sequence genome. Proteins encoded here:
- the DQX1 gene encoding LOW QUALITY PROTEIN: ATP-dependent RNA helicase DQX1 (The sequence of the model RefSeq protein was modified relative to this genomic sequence to represent the inferred CDS: inserted 1 base in 1 codon; deleted 3 bases in 3 codons); the protein is MASQPLGLTEESGPSPGDSELAVNPFDGLPFSSHYYELLERRRALPIWAARFKFLEQLESSPTGVVLVSGEPGSGKSTQIPQWCAEFALARGFQKGQVTVAQPYPLAALSLAVRVADEMDLTLGHEVGYSIPQEDCTGPETLLRFCWDRLLLQEVASTRGPGAWGVLVLDEAQERSVASDSLQGLLRDARLGNLPGDPRVVVVTDPALEPKLQAFWGNPPTVHVPRDPGGSPTPVFRGTAPTDLVEAACHAVLELCQKEAPGDVLVYLPGEEEIALCCESLSKEVGSLALPGPPPRVLPLHPGCGQAVQAVYEDVDTGARKVVVTHWLADFSFSLPSIRHVIDSGLELRSVYNPRIRAESQVLRPISRCQAEARQQRARGFSSGSCLCLYPKSFLDLEAPPLPQPRVWEENLSPLVLLLKRRQIAEPGEWRFLDRPAPEALMQALEDLDYLAALDDDGDLSDLGVVLSEFPLPPELAKALLASCEFDCVDEMLTLAAMLTASPPLGFTRPPLCAEEAALRRALEHADGDHSSLIQVYEAFIQSGADEAWCQARGLNWAALCRARKLRXELLELMQRIELPLSQPAFGSEQNRRDLQKALLSGYFLQVARDTDGTGNYLLLTHKHVAQLSSYCCYRNRRAPARPPPWVLYHTFSISKDNCLSIVSEIQPQRLVELAPPYFLSNLPASESRDLLNQLREEMADSSAGSGPSPTKEFRDACVLQ